A section of the Anabaena cylindrica PCC 7122 genome encodes:
- a CDS encoding sensor histidine kinase, whose protein sequence is MIDVAKQKIKGVFLWFSYLSNNWNIAEKISYGYTITISIAAIGTFSGLVIANHYERTAQNQLFLSYQQQSLLQDLKNAVITVRLHPQRLATVLDSSIWFELEKNRFLSDISLVNKQLSELKNFIKANPHSLAINNHDLTTLAEKYKINTNLYTQIVENFWLQIGSNNLSLEEIDNSSEQKLISLLNNKKYRDINIKFEQLSDDLIVVIQRADIQRKQSNVSFKNAEKLRIQIILGSIFLSSIMAAILAFFTTKLITHPLKAVTRTARKITEESNFQLRADVSSNDEVGTLAKSLNRLVEWVGEYTQQLELARKILEQRVEERTQELQQAQRTLEQRVEERTQELQQALQELKDTQGQLIQTEKMSSLGEMVAGIAHEINNPVNFIYGNIQYTEDYLQDLVDLINLYQQQYPHENLIIEEKIAEIDLEFLNEDLSKMLSSIRMGAQRIREIVLSLRNFSRLDESEIKDVDIHEGINNTLLILNHRLNREVVVIKNYGNLPLIDCYPAQLNQVFMNILSNAIDALIDHKEQPNKQILISTSKVDDNHIQVKIRDNGLGIPAEIINKLFDPFFTTKPVGKGTGLGLSICYQIIEKHKGKIEVVSAITQGTEFAITLPIKHIIRVC, encoded by the coding sequence ATGATAGATGTTGCCAAGCAAAAAATTAAAGGTGTGTTTTTGTGGTTCAGTTACTTAAGCAATAACTGGAACATAGCTGAAAAAATTAGTTATGGTTACACTATCACAATTAGCATTGCTGCAATTGGGACGTTTAGCGGCTTGGTGATTGCAAATCATTATGAAAGAACTGCTCAAAATCAATTATTTTTATCTTATCAACAACAGTCACTTTTACAAGATTTAAAAAATGCAGTAATAACAGTAAGATTGCACCCACAAAGATTAGCTACTGTATTAGATAGTTCTATTTGGTTTGAATTAGAAAAAAATAGATTTTTGAGTGATATTTCTCTGGTTAATAAGCAATTATCTGAGTTGAAAAATTTTATTAAAGCCAATCCCCATAGCTTGGCAATAAACAATCATGATTTAACTACTTTAGCAGAAAAATATAAAATAAATACAAATTTGTATACTCAAATAGTTGAAAATTTTTGGTTACAAATAGGATCAAATAATTTATCACTAGAAGAAATAGATAATTCTTCCGAGCAAAAGCTAATATCATTATTAAATAACAAAAAATATCGTGATATTAATATTAAATTTGAGCAATTGTCAGATGATTTAATTGTCGTTATCCAACGTGCTGATATTCAAAGAAAACAATCAAATGTTAGTTTTAAAAATGCAGAGAAACTGCGAATACAAATTATTTTAGGAAGTATATTTCTTTCTTCTATAATGGCAGCAATACTGGCATTTTTTACTACTAAATTAATTACCCACCCTCTAAAAGCAGTTACTCGAACTGCTAGAAAAATTACCGAAGAGTCGAATTTTCAACTCAGGGCTGATGTGAGCAGTAATGATGAGGTAGGTACATTAGCAAAATCTTTAAATAGATTAGTGGAATGGGTGGGGGAATATACTCAACAACTCGAGTTAGCTCGTAAAATTTTAGAGCAAAGGGTAGAAGAAAGAACCCAGGAACTCCAACAAGCACAGCGAACTTTAGAACAAAGGGTAGAAGAAAGAACCCAGGAACTCCAACAAGCACTGCAAGAATTAAAAGATACTCAAGGACAATTAATTCAAACTGAAAAAATGTCTTCTCTGGGGGAAATGGTAGCGGGAATAGCTCATGAAATTAATAATCCTGTTAACTTTATTTATGGCAATATTCAATATACTGAAGATTATCTGCAAGATTTAGTTGATTTAATAAATTTATATCAGCAACAATATCCTCATGAAAATTTGATAATTGAGGAAAAAATTGCCGAAATTGATTTAGAATTTCTCAATGAAGATTTGTCGAAAATGCTTTCTTCTATCAGAATGGGCGCTCAACGCATTCGGGAAATTGTTTTGTCGTTGCGTAATTTTTCTCGATTAGATGAATCTGAAATCAAGGATGTAGATATTCATGAAGGGATTAATAATACTTTATTAATTTTAAATCATCGACTTAATAGAGAAGTGGTGGTTATTAAAAATTATGGTAATCTCCCCTTAATTGATTGTTATCCAGCCCAACTCAATCAAGTGTTTATGAATATTCTAAGTAATGCAATAGATGCGCTAATTGATCATAAGGAGCAACCCAATAAACAAATATTGATAAGTACATCAAAGGTAGACGATAATCATATTCAAGTCAAAATTAGAGATAATGGATTAGGAATTCCAGCAGAAATTATCAATAAGCTATTTGATCCTTTTTTCACTACTAAGCCAGTTGGTAAAGGTACTGGCTTAGGACTGAGTATTTGTTATCAGATAATTGAAAAACACAAAGGTAAAATAGAAGTTGTTTCGGCTATTACCCAAGGGACAGAGTTTGCAATTACTTTGCCGATCAAACATATAATTAGGGTTTGCTGA